The Streptomyces sp. NBC_00162 sequence CTCGAAGTCCCCCGGCCCGTCGGCGACACCGACGTGGATCGGGGTGTCGTCCGGCAGGTCGGCCAGGACGGAGCGCAGGCGCCCCGCGGTCCAGACGTGGGGCGCGTGTTCGAACGTGTCTGCCATGCGCTGAGGGTAGGGCGGTGGACCGGCGGCCGGGGACGCGCCACGCCAGACAGGGCCCGGCCCTACGCCTTTCGCGCGTACCTGAGCATCACCTCGTACGCCGCGCGGTCCATGCCGTCCGCCTCCACGTCCTCGGGCACCCAGCTGTCGCCCTCCTCCCAGGAGCGGTACCAGTCGTCGCTCTCGCCGGCCCACATGGGCGGCCGTCCCTCACCATCGAATTGGTCGGCGGTCAGGTCGATGACGACCTGACCCTGCCGTGCCCACCCATGGGTGCCTTGCCACTCCCCGGTGCTGGGGGAGTGGCGCTCGCCCGGGACGTACTCCCAGCTGCCCAGTCCACGATCGCGCAGGTACTGGCACACGAATTCCGAGATCAGCCCACACGTGCCTGACGGGAAACTCACCAGGACAGGGTGGTCGGCGAACTCGCCTGCGGCGAGTGCCTCGTCGAGAGCGCGTCGAAGCCGGTGGGCTTCTTCCCGCAGTTGGCCGGCCTCGTTCAGGGTCACCCGGATACACCCCTTTCAGAGATGAAGCAGAGATCAAGCCATACTGAAGGCCGGCGCCGAAGGGCCGTGGGCAACTCGCCGAGTGGCCGTCGAGGCTCCGACTCGTCCACCGCAGGCAGAATCCCCCTTGGCCGGCGCGCTCGTTACCGCTCCCAGAGGTGGGCGAGATGGGCGTGGAGGACATCCCGTGCCGCTCGCGGGGTGAGGTGGCCGATCAGGACGTGGGCCGTGAGTCCGTCGGCAAGCGCCAGCAGGGTACGGGCCTCCAAGCGCGGGTCGAGCGGCACGGCCCCGTCTGCGTCCGCTCCGGCTTCGGAGACGAGACGGGTGAACGCATCCTCCAGAGTCGCGTAGTTCTCCTTCAGGGTCTTGGCGAGCGCCTCGCTGACCGCGGCCTGCGCGACGAACGCGAGCCAGACCCTGGCCTCGGCCCGGTGTTCCTCGCGCAGCAGTGAGATCTCGGTGGCCGCATGGCCCAGGGCCGTGGCGGCCGACTGCGCCGGGCTCCTGACGAGGCGCGCCCGCACGCGCTCGCCGATGCGCTCACCGATGTGTCCGACGGCGAACACGAGCATCTCTTCCTTGGTGCGGAAGCACCGCTGAACGGCGCCCATGGACACATTCGCCCGGGCGGCGACATCACGAAGGGTCACGCCCTCCAGTCCGCGTTCGTCCGCGAGTCGGCAGACGGCCTCCGCGATGAGACGGCGTCGGCCCTCGTGATCCACCTGCCTGGGCATACCCGGTGCCTCCCTGTCGCACGGTCCGCGCTCCCGCAGCGCCTTTATGCGATGCGCTCGTATCGATTCCCAGGTTACAGTTCCGATGCAACTGCATCGGAACGGAGTGGGAACCGCACATGGCACAGCAGCAGGAACAGGAACGTGAAGGGGGCGAGGGCATGCAGGACGACCTCTGGAGGCTGTCGGCCGCCGCGCAGGCGCAGGCGGTACGAAGCGCGGAGATCTCGGCCGTCGAGCTGATCGACAGCCACCTGGAACGCATCGCAGAGGTCAACCCGCAGGTGAACGCGGTCACGCAGCTGATGGCGGAGCGCGCACGGGAGGCCGCGGCACGGACCGACCGGCGGCGGACGGCCGGCGGAACCCTCGGGCCGCTCGCGGGCGTGCCGTTCACGGTGAAGGAGACCACCCCGGTCGAAGGCGCGGCGACCACGTTCGGCTCGGAACGCTTCCGCGCTCTGGTGGCGCCCGCCGACGCGCCGCCGGTGGCGCGCCTGCGGGCAGCGGGTGCCATCCCCATCGGGCACGCCAACATTCCCACCCTCGTGCTGGCGGGCATGCACACGCGCAGCGAACTGTTCGGCGACACGGTCAACCCGTGGGACAGCGCGCGCACTCCGGGCGGCAGCAGCGGCGGCGACGCGGTGGCCGTCGCCACGGGTATGGCCGCGCTCGGACTCGGCAACGACTCCGGCGGCTCCATCCGGGTCCCGGCCCAGTTCTGCGGCGTGGCAGGGCTGAAACCGACCACCGGGCGCTTCCCGGCCGACCACCGCGTCCTCGGCCCGGACGACCCCGGCCCGGCATCCCAGATGCTGGTCACCGACGGCCCGCTGGCCCGGAGCGTGGGCGACCTGAGGCTGGCGTACGAGGTGCTGGCCGGCACCGATCCGCGCGACCCGAGGGCCGTCCCGGTACCCGCCTACGGCGAGCCGCTACCCGGACCCGTGAAGGTCGCGATGGTGGCGGACCCCGGTGGGCACGGCGTCCACCCGACCGTCCGGCGCGCCGTCGAGGCCGCGGCCGACGCCCTGCGCGACGCCGGATACGAGGTGTGCGAGGTGCCGGACGTACCGAGGCTGGACGAGGCCCTCGAGGCGTACGGCCGCATCACCGTCACCGAGTTCGCCCCGAGCTGGCCGGTGGTGCGCACCCTGCTCGGCAAGGGCGGCGACCGCTACATCGCGATGGCCATGGAGCGGACCCCGCCGGCGAGCGCGGACGAGCTCGTGAAGCTGATGGGCACGTGGATGAACATCCGCCGCTCGTGGGCCGGATTCCTCGACGCGTACCCGCTGCTGCTCGGCCCGTCCTTCACCGAGCCGCCGGTGGAGCCGGGGCTGGAGTCGCGGGACAGGACGGGTCACGACCGGGTGGCCTCGGGAATGCGGCTGTGCACGGTGACCAGCTTCGTGGGCCTGCCGGCGGTGGCGGTACCGACGGGGCTGACCGACGGGCTCCCCTGCGGAGTGCAGATCGTCGGACGCGCTTTCCGCGAGGACCTGTGCCTGTACGCGGCCCAGGCGATCGAGGACCGACTCGGAGTCCTGACCCCGGTCAACCCGGTACCAGGTGCTCTCCTCCGGGGCGCCTGAGCGTCGATCGGCTCCCGTTGCGGAAAACTGCGTCGAGGGGGACCAGTCCCCGGACACACGGAGAGGGTCCATGACCGTTACCGCCTCAGCCCGTGCCGCTTCACCCCTGCTCGACCTGGTCCGGCCGGCCCGGCCGACCCATGTCGTCGATGTCGGTGCGAACCCGATCGACGGAGACCCGCCGTACCGCGACATGCTGGCGGCCGGCCTGTGCAGAGTGACGGGGTTCGAGCCCCAGCCCGATGCCCTGGACGAGCTGAAACGCCGCAAGGGCCCGCACGAGACCTACCTGCCCGACGCCCTCGGTGACGGCGGAACGCACACCCTCCACGTCGCCGCCACGTCAGGGATGACCAGCCTCTTCCGCCCGGACACGAACAGGCTCGGGCTGTTCAACGGCTTCAGCGAGTGGGGGCGTGTCCGCGAGGAGGTCCAGATCTCCACCCGGCGACTGGACGACGTCGAAGAGGTCGACGCCTTCGACCTGTTGAAGATCGACATCCAGGGGGCCGAGCTGATGGTCTTCGAGGGCGGCCGCCGGAAGCTGGCCGAGGCCGTGGCCGTGCACACCGAGGTCTCCTTCGTCCCGCTGTACGAGAACCAGCCCGTGTTCGGCGATGTGGACCAGGAGCTGCGCGGTCAGGGCTTCATCCCGCACGCCTTCGCGGCGGTCAAGCGCTGGCCGATCGCCCCCGTGGTCTTCGGGGGCGACTTCCGGCAGGCCCGGCACCAGCTCCTGGAAGCCGACGTCGTGTACGTGCGCGACTTCGGACACCCCGAGTCCATGACCGACGAGCAGCTCAAGCAGCTGGCCCTGGTCGCCCACCACGTCTACGACTCCACCGACCTGGCCTACCACTGCCTCAGCCAGCTGAGCGTGCGGGGCCTTGCCGTTCCCGACGCGCCGAACCGCTTCCTCGCCGCGCTGGGGTCCGCCAACCGAACGTAGCCAGAGGGCCTCTTCACCTCAGGGGGCAGACGGTGTGGAGCGGGCGTAGCGGCCGGCGAGGCGACGGAGGTGAGTGACCAGTTCCGCGGGCTCGGTGACGTCGAAGTCGAAATCGAGCATGCCGAGGTGGACGGCGAGGGTCTGGACCGTGTCGGCGCCGGTGATCAGGACGCAGCTGTCGGCGTCGATGGCCTCGACGGTGCCGACCGCGGGGTTGATCTGCTCGATCACCGCCGTCGCCGGGGCATGGACGGTCACCCGCGCGTGGTGGCGCCAGGCCGCGCCCGACACCCGTTGGGAGACGTACGCCGCGGCGTCGCCGCCGGGCAGTTCGCGCGGGGCGAAGCGCGGTCCGGTCGGGGTGCGGGGCTGGATCCGGTCGACCCTGAAGGTCCGCCAGTCCTCGCGCTCGACGTCCCACGCCACCAGGTACCAGCGGCGCCCCCAGTTCACCGCCCGATATGGCTCCACGATGCGGCGGGTGGGCGAGCCCGCGTGGTCCAGGTAGTCGAAGCGCAGCCGTTCCCGGTCGCGGCAGGCGGACACCAGGATCGTCAGCACGTCCGCGGACACGGTCGGGGCCGGACGGTCGGCCGGCACGGCCACGGTGTACGCCGTGAGGGTCCGTACCCGTCGGCGCAGCCGCGAGGGCAGTACCTGTTCCAGCTTGGCCAGCGCCCGCAGTGAGGTCTCCTCGGTGCCGGGGACGGCGCCCTGTGCGGCGGTACGCAGCGCGATCGTCACCGCGACGGCCTCCTCGTCGTCGAGCAGCAGCGGGGGCATCGCCGCCCCGGCGCCCAGCCGGTAGCCGCCGGTGGTTCCGCGCGTGGCGTCCACGGGATAGCCGAGCTC is a genomic window containing:
- a CDS encoding TetR/AcrR family transcriptional regulator, whose translation is MPRQVDHEGRRRLIAEAVCRLADERGLEGVTLRDVAARANVSMGAVQRCFRTKEEMLVFAVGHIGERIGERVRARLVRSPAQSAATALGHAATEISLLREEHRAEARVWLAFVAQAAVSEALAKTLKENYATLEDAFTRLVSEAGADADGAVPLDPRLEARTLLALADGLTAHVLIGHLTPRAARDVLHAHLAHLWER
- a CDS encoding amidase; translation: MQDDLWRLSAAAQAQAVRSAEISAVELIDSHLERIAEVNPQVNAVTQLMAERAREAAARTDRRRTAGGTLGPLAGVPFTVKETTPVEGAATTFGSERFRALVAPADAPPVARLRAAGAIPIGHANIPTLVLAGMHTRSELFGDTVNPWDSARTPGGSSGGDAVAVATGMAALGLGNDSGGSIRVPAQFCGVAGLKPTTGRFPADHRVLGPDDPGPASQMLVTDGPLARSVGDLRLAYEVLAGTDPRDPRAVPVPAYGEPLPGPVKVAMVADPGGHGVHPTVRRAVEAAADALRDAGYEVCEVPDVPRLDEALEAYGRITVTEFAPSWPVVRTLLGKGGDRYIAMAMERTPPASADELVKLMGTWMNIRRSWAGFLDAYPLLLGPSFTEPPVEPGLESRDRTGHDRVASGMRLCTVTSFVGLPAVAVPTGLTDGLPCGVQIVGRAFREDLCLYAAQAIEDRLGVLTPVNPVPGALLRGA
- a CDS encoding FkbM family methyltransferase, with translation MTVTASARAASPLLDLVRPARPTHVVDVGANPIDGDPPYRDMLAAGLCRVTGFEPQPDALDELKRRKGPHETYLPDALGDGGTHTLHVAATSGMTSLFRPDTNRLGLFNGFSEWGRVREEVQISTRRLDDVEEVDAFDLLKIDIQGAELMVFEGGRRKLAEAVAVHTEVSFVPLYENQPVFGDVDQELRGQGFIPHAFAAVKRWPIAPVVFGGDFRQARHQLLEADVVYVRDFGHPESMTDEQLKQLALVAHHVYDSTDLAYHCLSQLSVRGLAVPDAPNRFLAALGSANRT
- a CDS encoding helix-turn-helix transcriptional regulator, translated to MLDTSARLLRLLSLLQTSRAWPGSELAERLGVSGRTVRNDMERLRELGYPVDATRGTTGGYRLGAGAAMPPLLLDDEEAVAVTIALRTAAQGAVPGTEETSLRALAKLEQVLPSRLRRRVRTLTAYTVAVPADRPAPTVSADVLTILVSACRDRERLRFDYLDHAGSPTRRIVEPYRAVNWGRRWYLVAWDVEREDWRTFRVDRIQPRTPTGPRFAPRELPGGDAAAYVSQRVSGAAWRHHARVTVHAPATAVIEQINPAVGTVEAIDADSCVLITGADTVQTLAVHLGMLDFDFDVTEPAELVTHLRRLAGRYARSTPSAP